In Parasegetibacter sp. NRK P23, a single genomic region encodes these proteins:
- the gldL gene encoding gliding motility protein GldL, whose protein sequence is MAGQSKSVDRIVNVIVCVGAAVVIFGAWAKILHKPFADIMLTVGLLTEAGIFIVYALLPPPGNDMEPLIAALPKISQGSSNPALAKLDNMMQDADITPANLQKLSESFKSLGTTVTQMKDMTNVVAATSDYTAKTKEAAAALGTVKEAYLGAASSLGAFNQAADGTKQFHEQVQLMTKNLGSLNTIYELELQDTNNHLKAMNKFYGNLSSASQALQGSVEDAKKTQEQIGVLAKNLSNLNQVYGNMLNAMQGRS, encoded by the coding sequence ATGGCCGGACAATCTAAATCAGTTGACAGAATCGTAAACGTTATCGTGTGTGTGGGCGCCGCAGTAGTAATCTTCGGAGCCTGGGCAAAAATCCTTCACAAGCCTTTTGCCGACATCATGCTCACCGTAGGTCTTCTTACCGAAGCAGGTATCTTCATCGTTTACGCATTGCTCCCACCTCCAGGTAACGATATGGAACCCCTTATCGCTGCACTGCCGAAAATTTCCCAGGGTTCTTCCAACCCCGCTCTCGCGAAACTGGACAACATGATGCAGGACGCGGACATCACACCCGCCAATCTGCAAAAACTCAGCGAAAGTTTCAAAAGCCTGGGTACCACTGTTACCCAGATGAAAGACATGACCAATGTAGTGGCCGCTACCAGCGATTATACCGCTAAAACAAAAGAAGCCGCCGCCGCACTGGGTACCGTAAAAGAAGCTTACCTGGGCGCCGCAAGTTCACTCGGTGCTTTCAACCAGGCCGCTGATGGTACAAAACAATTCCACGAGCAGGTACAACTGATGACCAAGAACCTCGGCTCACTGAACACTATTTACGAACTGGAACTGCAGGATACCAATAACCACCTGAAAGCGATGAACAAGTTCTACGGTAACCTTTCCAGCGCTTCGCAGGCACTGCAGGGCAGCGTGGAAGATGCCAAGAAAACACAAGAGCAGATCGGCGTACTGGCTAAAAACCTGAGCAACCTGAACCAGGTATATGGCAATATGCTGAACGCTATGCAAGGCCGTTCTTAA
- a CDS encoding thioredoxin domain-containing protein produces the protein MHTNRLISESSPYLLQHAHNPVDWYPWGPEALLRAQTEQKPILVSIGYSACHWCHVMERESFENEEVAAFMNQHFINIKIDREERPDLDHIYMDAVQAITGSGGWPLNVFLTPDRKPFYGGTYFPPQPMHNRASWLDVLAGISAAFNERRHEIESQAENLTAHLLNANTFGAGKQSESADTDWLHRMKNNIMQQADTTEGGFGRAPKFPQTFSIRYLLRYAHLYKDEQALKQALLSLDKMCAGGIYDQIGGGFARYSVDNEWLAPHFEKMLYDNALLIYVLCEAFQLSGNKRYEEVVRETIAFLQREMRASDGGYYAALDADSEGVEGKFYVWSYDDFMKSAGPDAPLAAVFYDVSPEGNWEHTNILRLKNTVAEFAAQNGMSEEEWEERLNEVKGNLLAARSKRVRPGLDDKILLSWNALMLSALCKAAGVFGEEAWKQEALTLAGFLEQQFDAGNHTYLHTAKNGEARYPAFLDDLSFWVRGLLDLQELTGDNTWLQKAGVLTGVILKDFSDEEGVFCYYTSATQDDVVIRKKETYDGAVPSGNAVLCGNLLRLSVLLGKEDWGMRASKMLEGFGQTASRYPTSFGEWADCLMVQLNGLKEIVILGAGWEKHLKELLLKYIPGKVVQAAAQGDDQYPLMAGKPTEAGSRIFLCEQYACKQPVFTVEELMQLLVNQ, from the coding sequence ATGCATACCAACCGGCTCATTTCAGAATCAAGTCCATATTTACTGCAACATGCGCACAATCCTGTAGATTGGTATCCATGGGGGCCTGAAGCTTTGTTGCGGGCACAAACGGAGCAGAAGCCGATCCTCGTAAGTATAGGTTATTCCGCGTGCCATTGGTGCCATGTGATGGAAAGAGAGAGTTTTGAAAATGAAGAAGTGGCTGCTTTCATGAACCAGCACTTCATCAACATCAAGATTGACCGGGAAGAACGCCCTGACCTGGACCATATTTATATGGATGCCGTTCAGGCGATCACCGGGAGTGGGGGATGGCCGCTGAATGTATTCCTTACTCCCGACCGTAAACCATTTTACGGCGGGACTTATTTTCCGCCGCAACCGATGCATAACCGGGCTTCCTGGCTGGACGTGCTTGCGGGGATATCCGCCGCGTTCAACGAAAGAAGACACGAAATAGAGTCGCAGGCCGAAAACCTGACGGCACACCTGCTGAATGCAAACACATTTGGCGCGGGAAAGCAATCGGAGTCCGCCGACACAGACTGGCTGCACCGGATGAAAAACAATATCATGCAACAGGCGGATACTACAGAAGGCGGCTTCGGCCGTGCCCCTAAGTTTCCTCAAACATTTTCTATACGATATCTACTGCGTTATGCCCATCTTTACAAGGATGAGCAGGCGCTGAAGCAGGCTCTGCTAAGCCTGGATAAAATGTGTGCCGGAGGTATTTACGACCAGATCGGCGGCGGCTTCGCGAGATATTCCGTGGACAATGAATGGCTTGCCCCGCATTTTGAGAAGATGCTGTACGACAATGCGCTGCTGATTTATGTGCTTTGCGAAGCCTTTCAGCTTTCAGGAAATAAGCGGTATGAAGAGGTGGTGCGCGAAACGATCGCTTTTTTACAAAGAGAAATGCGTGCGTCGGATGGAGGATATTACGCGGCATTGGATGCAGACAGCGAAGGTGTGGAAGGGAAATTTTATGTGTGGTCGTATGACGATTTTATGAAATCAGCAGGCCCTGATGCGCCCTTAGCCGCGGTTTTCTATGATGTCTCGCCCGAAGGGAATTGGGAGCATACCAATATCCTCCGGTTGAAAAACACAGTAGCGGAGTTTGCCGCGCAAAACGGGATGTCGGAAGAAGAGTGGGAGGAACGGCTCAATGAAGTTAAAGGCAATCTCCTGGCTGCCCGGTCGAAAAGAGTGCGTCCCGGCCTGGACGATAAAATACTGCTGAGCTGGAATGCGTTGATGCTTTCGGCATTGTGCAAAGCTGCGGGTGTTTTCGGCGAGGAGGCCTGGAAGCAGGAGGCGCTGACCCTGGCCGGTTTCCTGGAGCAACAGTTTGATGCGGGGAACCATACTTACCTGCATACCGCAAAGAACGGGGAGGCCAGGTATCCCGCGTTTCTGGACGACCTTTCTTTCTGGGTGCGCGGCTTGCTCGACCTGCAGGAACTCACCGGAGATAATACCTGGTTGCAGAAGGCCGGAGTGCTCACCGGGGTTATACTAAAGGATTTTTCCGATGAGGAAGGTGTTTTCTGTTATTATACGTCCGCCACTCAGGATGATGTGGTGATCAGGAAAAAGGAAACCTACGATGGCGCCGTTCCATCAGGAAATGCTGTACTCTGCGGCAACTTATTGCGCTTATCCGTGTTGTTGGGGAAAGAGGACTGGGGCATGCGCGCCTCAAAAATGCTGGAAGGTTTCGGGCAAACGGCTTCGCGGTATCCGACTTCGTTCGGTGAATGGGCGGATTGCCTGATGGTACAGCTGAACGGATTAAAGGAGATTGTAATACTGGGCGCCGGTTGGGAAAAGCATTTGAAGGAACTATTATTGAAATACATTCCCGGAAAGGTGGTGCAGGCGGCGGCGCAGGGAGATGATCAATACCCCTTAATGGCGGGCAAACCAACGGAAGCAGGTTCACGTATTTTCCTGTGTGAACAATACGCCTGTAAACAGCCGGTTTTTACGGTAGAGGAGTTAATGCAATTACTTGTGAATCAATAA
- a CDS encoding BamA/TamA family outer membrane protein, translating into MNRILLLLLLTSIGAVVCRAQVASQPYPLQLDCSGKDSVLLLEQVKMPLSFLSKEACAGYIGQLPATFRKMGFITASIDSVRIDSTAAYLKVFVGEAWKWGELDPGNVPRAILEAAGWRGANHQKVYDPGAMSALQQKIVDWMNNNGYPFAAVTLDSLQLNSGVVSAKLQLDSGRRYTIDSIRVFGEGKINNRFLQKYLELPNGVLYRSAKLEQVSKRMRELPFLEETQPWQLSMLSTGAVLDMYLAPKKSSQVDVLIGFLPGSDQPGGKRFLVTGEANIQLKNALQQGESIGLNWQQLQVQSPRLHLNYAHPYIANSNLGIDFSFELFKKDSSFLNLQASAGVQYLASAEKTGKIFIQTFRTNLLTVDTNTVFLTRQLPEQIDMSVLTLGVSYSSNKTDYRNNPRKGFAWETMVTAGQKTIRENNGIIEIKDPNFDFSSLYDSLQLNSYQFIARTSLNKYFPLGRQSTFKAAFNGAWLESPDIFRNELFQIGGYRLLRGFDEQSIFVSRYGVFTGEYRYLVGRDSYFAAFTDMALTQNRSRSAAMAGAGTVAYIGAGLGMAFETKAGIFNLSWAAGKRGDLPFDVRQSKIHFGYVNYF; encoded by the coding sequence ATGAATAGAATACTGCTCCTGCTGCTCCTCACCAGCATAGGGGCCGTAGTGTGCCGGGCGCAGGTTGCCAGCCAACCTTATCCCCTGCAACTGGATTGCTCCGGCAAAGATAGTGTGTTACTGCTGGAGCAGGTGAAAATGCCGCTTTCCTTCCTTTCAAAAGAAGCATGCGCCGGTTATATCGGGCAATTACCAGCCACTTTCAGAAAAATGGGCTTCATAACGGCCTCCATCGATTCCGTCAGGATCGATTCCACGGCTGCATACCTGAAAGTGTTTGTTGGAGAAGCCTGGAAATGGGGTGAGCTGGATCCGGGAAATGTTCCCCGCGCCATATTGGAAGCTGCGGGATGGCGTGGTGCTAATCATCAAAAAGTATATGATCCCGGCGCGATGAGCGCTTTGCAACAAAAGATCGTGGATTGGATGAACAACAACGGTTACCCCTTCGCCGCCGTAACCCTTGACAGTCTGCAACTCAATAGTGGCGTGGTTTCCGCGAAGTTACAACTGGACAGCGGCCGTAGGTACACCATTGATAGTATCCGTGTTTTCGGGGAAGGAAAAATCAACAACCGGTTCTTACAGAAATACCTGGAGTTGCCGAACGGTGTGTTGTACCGCTCCGCGAAACTGGAACAGGTGAGCAAGCGCATGCGCGAACTGCCTTTCCTGGAAGAAACACAACCCTGGCAATTGTCGATGCTGTCTACCGGCGCGGTCCTCGATATGTACCTCGCGCCCAAAAAAAGCAGTCAGGTAGATGTGCTCATCGGGTTCCTGCCGGGAAGTGATCAGCCGGGAGGAAAGCGGTTTCTCGTAACCGGAGAAGCGAATATCCAGTTGAAAAATGCCTTGCAGCAGGGCGAATCCATCGGTTTGAACTGGCAGCAATTGCAGGTACAATCGCCACGGCTCCATTTGAATTATGCCCATCCTTACATTGCCAACTCCAACCTCGGGATTGATTTTTCTTTTGAACTGTTCAAAAAGGATTCGTCTTTTCTCAATCTCCAGGCTTCGGCGGGCGTACAATACCTTGCCAGCGCGGAAAAAACAGGAAAGATATTCATCCAGACCTTCCGTACCAACCTGCTCACGGTAGATACGAATACTGTTTTTCTTACCCGTCAGCTCCCCGAACAGATCGATATGAGCGTGCTCACATTGGGGGTATCGTACAGCAGCAACAAAACGGATTACCGCAATAACCCACGCAAAGGCTTTGCCTGGGAGACCATGGTAACGGCAGGTCAGAAGACGATCAGGGAAAACAACGGCATCATTGAGATTAAAGATCCCAACTTCGATTTTTCTTCGCTTTACGACAGCCTTCAACTGAATTCGTACCAGTTCATCGCCAGGACATCACTCAATAAATATTTCCCTTTGGGCAGACAATCCACGTTCAAAGCGGCTTTTAACGGTGCCTGGCTGGAAAGTCCGGATATTTTCAGGAATGAACTTTTCCAGATCGGTGGCTACCGTTTACTGAGAGGGTTCGATGAGCAAAGTATTTTCGTTTCCCGTTACGGCGTATTCACAGGTGAATACCGTTACCTGGTAGGGCGCGACTCCTATTTCGCGGCTTTTACGGATATGGCGCTAACGCAGAACAGGAGCCGGTCCGCGGCAATGGCAGGGGCGGGCACGGTCGCTTATATCGGTGCGGGATTAGGTATGGCCTTTGAAACGAAAGCCGGGATATTTAACCTTTCCTGGGCCGCCGGAAAGCGGGGTGATCTTCCCTTCGATGTACGGCAATCCAAAATCCATTTCGGTTACGTGAATTATTTCTGA
- a CDS encoding SUMF1/EgtB/PvdO family nonheme iron enzyme, translating into MKNLANLMAVATLALLAASCGKLGKSSGLPNDGQLHGVAPGSKYVLPKPPGMVYIPPGTFHMGPSDEDMNYAFTARNKQVSINGFWMDATEITNNEYRQFVSYVRDSIAAKQLGFVKQVDGEEFVDWTKAKTIKYGDKATMEKLEAIMVTPENRIFGKKVLDPAKMIYHSETFDLKEAAKRENASRPVSAFIIKTDTRIYPDTLCWIRDFSYSYNEPMTKRYFSHPAYGNYPVVGINWKQAVAFCEWRTKYLNSFLESKKRITESDFRLPTEAEWEYAARGGRSQSMFPWGNYYLRNKKGCLLANFKPGRGNYPEDGGFYTVRADAYWPNDFGLYNMAGNVAEWTSSLYYEGGYNFQHDMNPDIRWNAKDTDPPRMKRKVLRGGSWKDVGFFLQTGTRSYEYQDTTKSYIGFRCVIDLPPVQQR; encoded by the coding sequence ATGAAAAACCTAGCCAATCTTATGGCCGTAGCCACACTAGCACTGCTGGCTGCAAGCTGCGGAAAGCTGGGCAAGTCCTCCGGACTCCCCAACGATGGCCAGTTGCACGGCGTTGCTCCTGGTAGTAAATACGTATTACCTAAGCCGCCGGGTATGGTATATATTCCACCAGGGACCTTTCACATGGGCCCCAGCGATGAGGATATGAACTATGCCTTTACCGCACGCAACAAACAGGTGTCTATCAACGGCTTCTGGATGGATGCTACTGAAATTACCAACAACGAATACCGTCAGTTCGTGAGCTATGTCCGCGACTCTATCGCCGCGAAACAACTGGGTTTCGTGAAGCAGGTGGATGGCGAAGAGTTCGTTGACTGGACCAAAGCGAAAACCATTAAGTACGGTGATAAGGCCACCATGGAAAAGCTGGAAGCCATCATGGTGACTCCTGAAAACAGGATTTTCGGTAAGAAAGTGTTGGATCCCGCTAAAATGATCTACCACTCCGAAACCTTCGACCTGAAAGAAGCGGCGAAAAGAGAGAACGCCAGTCGCCCTGTTTCAGCCTTCATCATTAAAACAGATACCAGGATTTACCCCGATACGCTTTGCTGGATCAGAGACTTCTCCTATTCCTACAATGAGCCTATGACCAAACGTTATTTCAGCCACCCCGCTTATGGAAACTATCCTGTAGTGGGCATCAACTGGAAGCAGGCTGTGGCTTTCTGCGAATGGAGGACAAAATACCTCAACAGTTTCCTCGAAAGCAAGAAAAGAATTACTGAGTCTGATTTCCGTTTGCCAACGGAAGCTGAGTGGGAATACGCTGCCCGCGGTGGTCGCTCACAATCTATGTTCCCCTGGGGTAACTATTACCTGAGAAACAAGAAAGGATGTCTGCTGGCCAACTTTAAACCCGGCCGCGGTAACTATCCAGAAGATGGTGGATTCTACACTGTACGTGCAGATGCCTACTGGCCCAACGATTTCGGTCTGTACAACATGGCCGGAAACGTAGCGGAGTGGACCTCTTCCCTGTACTATGAAGGCGGGTACAATTTTCAGCACGATATGAACCCTGACATTCGTTGGAATGCAAAGGATACAGATCCTCCCCGCATGAAACGTAAAGTATTGCGCGGCGGTAGCTGGAAAGATGTAGGCTTCTTCCTGCAAACAGGAACCCGCTCTTACGAATACCAGGATACAACCAAATCATACATCGGTTTCCGTTGTGTGATCGACCTGCCTCCCGTTCAGCAGCGCTAA
- the gldM gene encoding gliding motility protein GldM: protein MALPKEPRQKMINMMYLVLTALLALNVSAEVIIAFRTVNASIGEANRIITDKNNMTYGSFEAKLKDSETRERAEKWKPFADNAKKESEALYSYIEDLKQNLKKESGLEVHDGVESFKEDNLDAPTRVMVEGGKGKELLAKLEAYKKNMLALVQDKTKQAEFAKSLPLDLNPPKSETGSSANKDWSAAYFRMTPSIAAITILSKFQNDVKSSEAQLVDYFHSQIGQVQVVYDAFQAFAGTNSTYLMPGQELEITAGVGAFSSKSKPSITINGAAQPLNADGAAVWKSRVDGVGSHKVPVNITYTKPDGTTASISKVIEYTVGSPSGASIFLEKMNVLYQGVENPLTISGGSVGSEKVSVRFTGGELRKVGGDRYIAIPNKTGPAEIIVTADGKSTPFSMRCKVLPDPVVMVGGSGGGAMASANFKAQGGLIAKLKDSDFDAPFKVISYVLGAKGGEIASYQQFANDGPRWSGNAAGLINRATPGTSIFFDEIRVQGPDGKIRAIPGIFFNLK, encoded by the coding sequence ATGGCCCTACCTAAAGAGCCCAGGCAGAAGATGATCAACATGATGTATTTGGTGCTTACAGCCCTGCTGGCACTGAATGTATCCGCTGAGGTGATCATCGCTTTCCGGACTGTAAACGCCAGTATCGGAGAAGCCAACCGCATCATTACCGACAAAAACAACATGACCTACGGCTCCTTTGAAGCGAAGCTGAAAGACAGCGAAACAAGGGAGCGCGCGGAAAAATGGAAACCTTTCGCGGATAACGCGAAGAAAGAATCAGAAGCGCTCTATTCTTATATCGAGGACCTGAAACAGAACCTGAAAAAAGAATCGGGTCTGGAGGTGCATGATGGCGTTGAATCTTTCAAGGAAGATAACCTGGATGCCCCCACCCGTGTAATGGTGGAAGGCGGAAAAGGTAAGGAACTGCTCGCCAAACTGGAAGCATATAAAAAGAATATGCTTGCGCTTGTGCAGGATAAAACCAAGCAGGCCGAGTTCGCAAAATCATTGCCGCTGGACCTGAATCCGCCTAAATCTGAAACAGGCTCTTCCGCGAACAAAGACTGGTCAGCTGCTTATTTCAGAATGACCCCGTCTATTGCAGCGATCACTATCCTGAGCAAGTTCCAGAACGATGTTAAAAGTTCAGAAGCACAGTTGGTGGATTATTTCCACTCACAGATCGGACAGGTACAAGTGGTGTATGATGCCTTCCAGGCTTTCGCCGGAACAAACTCTACTTACCTCATGCCTGGTCAGGAACTGGAAATTACGGCAGGTGTGGGTGCATTCAGTAGTAAATCAAAGCCTTCCATTACCATTAATGGTGCTGCCCAGCCTTTGAACGCTGACGGTGCCGCTGTATGGAAATCAAGAGTGGATGGTGTTGGTTCTCACAAAGTACCTGTAAACATTACCTACACCAAGCCTGATGGCACAACAGCTTCTATTTCTAAAGTAATTGAATACACTGTGGGCTCCCCCTCCGGCGCTTCCATCTTCCTTGAGAAAATGAACGTGCTGTACCAGGGAGTTGAGAACCCGCTCACCATCTCTGGTGGTAGCGTGGGTTCAGAAAAAGTAAGTGTACGTTTCACCGGTGGTGAACTGAGAAAAGTTGGTGGTGACCGTTACATCGCGATCCCCAACAAGACCGGTCCAGCTGAAATTATCGTAACCGCTGATGGCAAATCCACGCCTTTCTCTATGAGGTGTAAAGTACTGCCGGATCCCGTTGTAATGGTAGGCGGTTCAGGTGGTGGCGCTATGGCCTCCGCGAACTTCAAGGCGCAGGGGGGGCTGATCGCTAAACTGAAAGATTCTGATTTCGACGCGCCTTTTAAAGTGATCAGCTATGTGCTGGGCGCGAAAGGCGGAGAGATCGCTTCTTATCAGCAGTTCGCCAACGATGGTCCCCGCTGGAGCGGAAACGCCGCGGGATTGATCAACCGCGCAACACCAGGTACCTCTATCTTCTTCGATGAGATCAGGGTACAAGGTCCGGACGGAAAGATCCGCGCTATTCCCGGTATTTTCTTTAATTTGAAATAA
- the hemW gene encoding radical SAM family heme chaperone HemW: MAGIYIHIPFCKRACHYCNFHFSTTRTHENEIREALLKEVSLQSAYLGKEPVRTIYFGGGTPSLMPDLFLKEMLSAIRANFQVDPDPEITLEANPDDIQPGTVESWVALGINRLSIGVQSFFDADLEWMNRAHNAGMAEDAIRMAQQAGIRNISIDLIYGGPTLPDENWIANLEKAAQLEVPHLSCYALTVEPSTALDLMILKGKKEAVDPDRQARHFELLQSKAPEFGFEHYEISNLAKPGFRSKHNTAYWQGVPYLGIGPSAHSFNGKSRQWNVANNALYLTSIQSGTVPFEEEILTKANRLNEYIMTSLRTMEGLSLERYAAIAGTTAVQELLKATAPHIANGNAILTQTHIRITEKGRFLADGIASDLFVEE, translated from the coding sequence TTGGCCGGTATTTATATTCATATTCCATTCTGCAAACGGGCTTGTCATTACTGCAATTTCCATTTCTCCACCACCCGTACGCATGAGAACGAAATTAGGGAAGCTTTATTGAAAGAAGTGTCGCTTCAAAGCGCTTATCTGGGAAAAGAACCGGTGCGCACCATTTATTTCGGGGGAGGAACACCTTCGCTGATGCCGGATTTGTTTCTGAAAGAAATGTTGTCCGCCATACGAGCCAATTTCCAGGTTGATCCTGATCCGGAGATTACGCTGGAAGCGAACCCTGACGACATCCAACCCGGCACCGTTGAATCCTGGGTCGCATTGGGCATCAACAGGCTTAGTATTGGTGTGCAATCTTTTTTTGATGCCGACCTGGAATGGATGAACCGCGCCCACAATGCGGGAATGGCCGAAGACGCGATACGCATGGCCCAACAGGCGGGCATCCGCAACATCTCTATCGATCTGATTTATGGAGGGCCCACACTTCCGGACGAAAACTGGATCGCCAACCTGGAGAAAGCCGCTCAGTTGGAAGTACCGCACCTCTCCTGCTACGCGCTTACCGTAGAACCCAGTACCGCACTGGATCTTATGATACTGAAAGGGAAAAAAGAAGCTGTGGATCCTGACCGGCAGGCACGGCATTTCGAACTGCTGCAGTCGAAAGCCCCGGAATTTGGTTTTGAACACTATGAAATATCCAACCTGGCGAAGCCGGGATTCCGGAGCAAACACAACACCGCTTACTGGCAGGGTGTTCCCTACCTGGGCATCGGCCCCTCGGCCCATTCGTTCAATGGGAAAAGCCGGCAGTGGAACGTGGCAAACAACGCGCTTTACCTGACTTCCATACAAAGCGGGACCGTTCCTTTCGAAGAAGAAATACTCACGAAAGCCAACAGGCTGAACGAATACATCATGACCAGCCTACGCACCATGGAAGGACTTTCACTGGAACGCTACGCTGCAATAGCAGGAACAACAGCGGTTCAGGAACTGCTGAAAGCAACCGCCCCACATATCGCAAATGGAAATGCCATACTTACACAAACGCATATCCGTATAACAGAAAAAGGCCGGTTCCTGGCCGACGGGATCGCGTCTGACCTGTTTGTGGAAGAATAA
- a CDS encoding DUF4271 domain-containing protein yields MSLFIRCFIVVCLLGGTDALRAQDSTLLNSVDSTVRDTVQQMVAGDTTVLKDSVVAPPVVPKKPSELLDYRKAYWKTVQANELIGNNKGNVLRLPMEHRVAPDKDQFFYLVCGLLFLLGILRVAFGKYFQDLFRLVFRNTSFRQKQLREQMQQTPLASLLMNFFFVLTGGVYVSLLLHHYERVPRNSFWTLTGLCVAALAMLYLLKFLVLKLAGWIFAVQEGMETYSFIVFTVNKILGLALLPAVILIAFTAQPVLDFAITISWLLIAGLFIFRYFLAWTAVAREVKVSRFHFFLYLCAFEIAPLLIIYKALSGYM; encoded by the coding sequence ATGTCTCTTTTTATCCGCTGTTTTATTGTTGTATGCCTGTTGGGAGGAACGGACGCACTGCGTGCGCAGGACAGTACGTTGCTGAACAGCGTGGATTCCACTGTCCGCGACACGGTACAGCAAATGGTTGCAGGCGATACCACGGTTCTGAAAGATTCCGTTGTGGCTCCGCCGGTGGTCCCTAAAAAACCGTCGGAACTGCTCGATTACCGGAAGGCGTATTGGAAAACCGTGCAGGCGAACGAACTGATTGGGAACAATAAAGGCAATGTGCTCCGGCTGCCGATGGAACACCGCGTTGCGCCGGATAAGGACCAGTTCTTTTACCTGGTATGCGGACTGCTCTTTTTATTGGGGATACTCAGGGTCGCGTTCGGGAAATATTTCCAGGACCTGTTCAGGCTGGTATTCAGAAATACTTCTTTCCGCCAGAAGCAGTTGCGGGAACAGATGCAGCAAACGCCCCTTGCTTCGCTGCTGATGAATTTTTTCTTCGTGCTTACCGGCGGAGTGTACGTGAGCCTGTTGCTGCATCATTATGAAAGGGTGCCGCGTAACAGCTTCTGGACCCTCACCGGGCTGTGTGTGGCCGCTCTGGCCATGCTATATCTTTTGAAATTCCTGGTGCTTAAACTGGCAGGATGGATATTCGCGGTGCAGGAGGGGATGGAAACCTACAGTTTTATCGTATTCACCGTAAACAAGATTCTGGGACTGGCCTTGCTGCCGGCCGTCATTCTTATTGCGTTTACCGCCCAACCCGTGCTCGATTTCGCCATCACCATCTCCTGGCTACTGATTGCCGGACTGTTCATTTTCCGCTACTTTTTAGCATGGACAGCCGTTGCGAGAGAGGTTAAAGTAAGTCGCTTTCACTTTTTTTTGTACCTTTGCGCTTTCGAGATTGCGCCATTGCTGATTATTTACAAGGCGTTGTCCGGATATATGTGA
- a CDS encoding uroporphyrinogen-III synthase yields MLKNGAKKAADVAGSVKKILITQPRPESDKSPYFELAKRFNVELEFHPFIRLEGVPSKEFRKQKIDIQQFTAVIFTSRNAIDHFFRICEEMKVSVSQDTKYFCVTEAVALYLQKFILYRKRKVFYGADGTNKSMFDVINKHKENEKFLYPVSEGQQDNDICTWLKSHNCEYATPYMYRTVSNGDVKEVLGSKDFDVICFFTPSGVKSLFDNCPQFKQNGTHIGAFGVNTSKAVEEAGLRLDIKAPQPQMPSMVAALEKFLAAK; encoded by the coding sequence ATGCTAAAGAACGGGGCGAAAAAAGCGGCGGATGTAGCCGGATCAGTAAAGAAAATCCTGATTACCCAACCGAGGCCTGAAAGCGACAAGTCGCCATACTTCGAACTGGCGAAGCGCTTTAACGTAGAGTTGGAGTTTCATCCCTTTATCAGGTTGGAAGGGGTTCCTTCTAAGGAATTCAGGAAGCAGAAAATTGATATCCAGCAATTTACGGCCGTTATCTTTACCAGCAGGAATGCAATCGATCACTTTTTCCGCATTTGTGAAGAAATGAAAGTGAGCGTATCCCAGGATACCAAATATTTCTGCGTTACCGAAGCCGTTGCGCTGTACCTCCAGAAGTTTATTCTCTACAGGAAAAGAAAAGTTTTCTACGGTGCTGATGGCACGAACAAGAGCATGTTCGATGTGATCAACAAACACAAAGAGAACGAGAAATTCCTTTACCCTGTTTCCGAAGGCCAGCAGGACAATGATATCTGCACCTGGCTTAAATCCCATAATTGCGAATACGCCACGCCTTATATGTACCGCACCGTTTCCAATGGCGATGTGAAGGAAGTGCTCGGCAGTAAAGACTTTGATGTGATCTGCTTTTTCACCCCCAGTGGCGTGAAGAGCCTGTTTGATAACTGTCCGCAGTTCAAACAAAATGGCACACACATTGGCGCCTTCGGCGTGAATACTTCTAAAGCGGTGGAAGAAGCGGGCCTCCGGCTTGACATCAAAGCACCGCAACCCCAGATGCCATCTATGGTGGCGGCACTGGAGAAGTTCCTCGCGGCAAAATAA